Proteins co-encoded in one Amaranthus tricolor cultivar Red isolate AtriRed21 chromosome 7, ASM2621246v1, whole genome shotgun sequence genomic window:
- the LOC130818220 gene encoding organic cation/carnitine transporter 1 isoform X1 codes for MGEDNIPKLSLPLEIEEIIISSNPKTEMTVDEVIENYVGSLGYSQIIQAILVSLAWMFDAQITLVTIFSDANPKKWRCKPNYTCHNTHESSVCGLKPGTWEWIDGHKSSIIAEWGLVCHHNFLAALPASCFFFGSLLGAAAYGRLADSFLGRKRTLILASLLTAITAFLTSFSINIWTYAICRFLNGLTRSGIGICCLVLATEVVGRKWRGQIGQYGFFFFTLGFISLPLIAFYTKSSWRLLYQILSLLVFLYSIFILPFVAESPRWLLIRGRKNEALLGLSNLATRNGRSLPANIELTDPSLIANDDKKMMSLWGCKWARVRMGKAMIAAFGVGFVYYAVQLNVENLNFNKYVSVAINALIEIPAVFGGSFLLGFMKRRLLFFLSCLFTGISCFLCIIFTKSGMFLLFLKFQYSFCYLIDLYIVGIGQTGKDNIVGNWIQLGIEGIGFMAASLAFDLMFIYCVELFPTNVRNFAVSLMRQALVLGAAVSPLLVVVGRLSPAFSFLVIGVLSILSGLMSICLPETKNLPLFETLEQQEKQENLAHPHHASSNHSST; via the exons ATGGGAGAAGACAACATTCCCAAATTATCCTTACCTTTAGAAATAGAAGAAATTATCATTTCTTCAAACCCAAAAACAGAAATGACAGTAGATGAAGTGATAGAAAATTATGTGGGTTCATTAGGATACTCTCAAATAATACAAGCCATTTTGGTATCCTTAGCATGGATGTTTGATGCCCAAATTACTTTGGTCACCATTTTTAGTGATGCAAACCCTAAAAAATGGAGATGTAAACCCAATTATACATGTCATAATACACATGAAAGTAGTGTATGTGGGTTGAAACCTGGGACTTGGGAATGGATTGATGGACATAAAAGTTCAATAATTGCTGAATGGGGACTTGTTTGTCATCATAACTTTCTTGCTGCTCTTCCTGCTTCTTGCTTCTTCTTTGGCTCTCTTTTAG GAGCAGCAGCGTACGGACGCTTAGCAGATTCATTCTTAGGAAGAAAGCGAACCTTAATATTGGCATCTTTATTAACCGCCATTACAGCTTTCCTAACCTCATTCTCCATTAACATCTGGACTTACGCCATATGTCGATTCTTAAATGGATTAACTCGATCCGGAATCGGAATCTGCTGCTTAGTCCTCGCCACAGAAGTTGTAGGTCGAAAATGGCGAGGCCAAATCGGGCAATACGGTTTTTTCTTCTTCACTTTAGGGTTTATATCGCTTCCATTGATCGCATTCTACACCAAATCTTCATGGAGATTATTATACCAAATTCTATCTCTTCTTGTTTTCTTATACTCCATTTTTATACTCCCATTCGTGGCTGAATCTCCTCGTTGGCTTCTAATTCGCGGAAGGAAAAATGAAGCTTTGTTAGGTTTATCGAATTTAGCAACTCGAAATGGGAGGAGTTTACCGGCAAACATTGAATTGACTGATCCGAGTTTGATTGCTAACGATGATAAGAAGATGATGAGTTTGTGGGGGTGTAAATGGGCTAGGGTTAGAATGGggaaggccatgattgctgcatttGGGGTTGGATTTGTGTATTATGCAGTTCAATTGAATGTGGAGAATTTGAACTTCAACAAGTATGTTAGTGTTGCAATCAATGCTTTGATTGAAATTCCTGCTGTGTTTGGTGGAAGTTTCTTGCTCGGATTCATGAAACGTCGATTGTTGTTCTTTCTTTCCTGCCTTTTTACTGGGATTTCTTGCTTCCTTTGCATCATCTTCACTAAATCAGGTATGTTCTTACTCTTCCTCAAATTTCAATACTCATTTTGTTATTTGATTGATTTGTACATTGTGGGAATTGGACAAACAGGCAAAGACAACATTGTAGGAAACTGGATTCAATTGGGAATAGAAGGGATTGGATTCATGGCAGCTTCATTAGCATTTGATCTAATGTTCATATACTGTGTTGAATTGTTCCCAACAAATGTGAGAAACTTTGCAGTATCATTGATGCGCCAAGCTTTGGTTTTAGGGGCTGCAGTTTCACCATTGTTGGTAGTTGTTGGGCGTTTAAGTCCTGCATTTTCTTTCCTTGTGATTggagttttatcaattttaagtGGACTTATGAGTATCTGCCTTCCTGAAACAAAGAATCTTCCTCTGTTTGAAACTTTAGAacaacaagaaaaacaagagaacTTAGCTCATCCTCATCATGCTTCTTCAAATCATTCTTCTACTTAA
- the LOC130818220 gene encoding organic cation/carnitine transporter 1 isoform X2, with product MGEDNIPKLSLPLEIEEIIISSNPKTEMTVDEVIENYVGSLGYSQIIQAILVSLAWMFDAQITLVTIFSDANPKKWRCKPNYTCHNTHESSVCGLKPGTWEWIDGHKSSIIAEWGLVCHHNFLAALPASCFFFGSLLGAAAYGRLADSFLGRKRTLILASLLTAITAFLTSFSINIWTYAICRFLNGLTRSGIGICCLVLATEVVGRKWRGQIGQYGFFFFTLGFISLPLIAFYTKSSWRLLYQILSLLVFLYSIFILPFVAESPRWLLIRGRKNEALLGLSNLATRNGRSLPANIELTDPSLIANDDKKMMSLWGCKWARVRMGKAMIAAFGVGFVYYAVQLNVENLNFNKYVSVAINALIEIPAVFGGSFLLGFMKRRLLFFLSCLFTGISCFLCIIFTKSGKDNIVGNWIQLGIEGIGFMAASLAFDLMFIYCVELFPTNVRNFAVSLMRQALVLGAAVSPLLVVVGRLSPAFSFLVIGVLSILSGLMSICLPETKNLPLFETLEQQEKQENLAHPHHASSNHSST from the exons ATGGGAGAAGACAACATTCCCAAATTATCCTTACCTTTAGAAATAGAAGAAATTATCATTTCTTCAAACCCAAAAACAGAAATGACAGTAGATGAAGTGATAGAAAATTATGTGGGTTCATTAGGATACTCTCAAATAATACAAGCCATTTTGGTATCCTTAGCATGGATGTTTGATGCCCAAATTACTTTGGTCACCATTTTTAGTGATGCAAACCCTAAAAAATGGAGATGTAAACCCAATTATACATGTCATAATACACATGAAAGTAGTGTATGTGGGTTGAAACCTGGGACTTGGGAATGGATTGATGGACATAAAAGTTCAATAATTGCTGAATGGGGACTTGTTTGTCATCATAACTTTCTTGCTGCTCTTCCTGCTTCTTGCTTCTTCTTTGGCTCTCTTTTAG GAGCAGCAGCGTACGGACGCTTAGCAGATTCATTCTTAGGAAGAAAGCGAACCTTAATATTGGCATCTTTATTAACCGCCATTACAGCTTTCCTAACCTCATTCTCCATTAACATCTGGACTTACGCCATATGTCGATTCTTAAATGGATTAACTCGATCCGGAATCGGAATCTGCTGCTTAGTCCTCGCCACAGAAGTTGTAGGTCGAAAATGGCGAGGCCAAATCGGGCAATACGGTTTTTTCTTCTTCACTTTAGGGTTTATATCGCTTCCATTGATCGCATTCTACACCAAATCTTCATGGAGATTATTATACCAAATTCTATCTCTTCTTGTTTTCTTATACTCCATTTTTATACTCCCATTCGTGGCTGAATCTCCTCGTTGGCTTCTAATTCGCGGAAGGAAAAATGAAGCTTTGTTAGGTTTATCGAATTTAGCAACTCGAAATGGGAGGAGTTTACCGGCAAACATTGAATTGACTGATCCGAGTTTGATTGCTAACGATGATAAGAAGATGATGAGTTTGTGGGGGTGTAAATGGGCTAGGGTTAGAATGGggaaggccatgattgctgcatttGGGGTTGGATTTGTGTATTATGCAGTTCAATTGAATGTGGAGAATTTGAACTTCAACAAGTATGTTAGTGTTGCAATCAATGCTTTGATTGAAATTCCTGCTGTGTTTGGTGGAAGTTTCTTGCTCGGATTCATGAAACGTCGATTGTTGTTCTTTCTTTCCTGCCTTTTTACTGGGATTTCTTGCTTCCTTTGCATCATCTTCACTAAATCAG GCAAAGACAACATTGTAGGAAACTGGATTCAATTGGGAATAGAAGGGATTGGATTCATGGCAGCTTCATTAGCATTTGATCTAATGTTCATATACTGTGTTGAATTGTTCCCAACAAATGTGAGAAACTTTGCAGTATCATTGATGCGCCAAGCTTTGGTTTTAGGGGCTGCAGTTTCACCATTGTTGGTAGTTGTTGGGCGTTTAAGTCCTGCATTTTCTTTCCTTGTGATTggagttttatcaattttaagtGGACTTATGAGTATCTGCCTTCCTGAAACAAAGAATCTTCCTCTGTTTGAAACTTTAGAacaacaagaaaaacaagagaacTTAGCTCATCCTCATCATGCTTCTTCAAATCATTCTTCTACTTAA
- the LOC130818219 gene encoding magnesium transporter MRS2-I-like, which yields MGRETYVVLVDLNMELVFKTKTPSSRSWVLLDCSGSSTNLDLDKNAIMHRVQIHARDLRILDPLLSYPSTILGRDKAIVLNLEHIKAIITADEVLLREPSEENVIPVIQELERRLCPGSAAHRVHSDGKDSGGHDVEAIEEDESPFEFRALEVVLDSICSFLAARTLELEGDIYTALDQLALKISSRNLDRVRKVKSAMTRLTGRVQKVRDELEQLLNDDDDMADLYLSRKLAPVSGSAAAWFPCSPTVGSKISRASRVSVFTARGDENDVEELELLLEAYFMQIDGTFNKLTTLREYIDDTEDYINIQLDNHRNQLIQLELFLSSGTVCLSVYSLVTAVFGMNIPYTWMENHSHIFKWVVIISGLASAVMFVLIMSYARLKGLVGS from the exons ATGGGTAGAGAAACATACGTCGTTCTTGTAGACCTGAATATGGAATTGGTTTTTAAGACGAAAACTCCAAGTTCACGCAGTTGGGTATTGCTAGATTGTAGTGGAAGCAGTACTAATCTTGATCTAGATAAGAATGCAATTATGCATCGTGTTCAAATTCATGCTCGTGATCTTCGTATTTTAGATCCTCTTCTCTCTTACCCTTCTACTATTTTGGGTCGTGATAAAgccattgttttgaatttggag CATATCAAGGCAATTATCACTGCTGACGAG GTTCTACTTCGAGAACCTTCAGAAGAAAATGTAATTCCTGTTATTCAAGAACTTGAGAGGAGATTATGTCCTGGAAGTGCGGCACATAGAGTTCACAGTGATGGGAAGGATTCAGGAGGACATGATGTTGAAGCTATTGAAGAAGATG AATCTCCATTTGAATTCCGTGCTCTTGAGGTTGTTCTGGACTCAATCTGCAGCTTTCTTGCTGCGCGTACCCTTGAACTTGAAGGTGATATATATACCGCGTTGGATCAACTGGCTTTAAAG ATAAGCAGCCGAAACTTGGACAGAGTCAGAAAAGTGAAGAGCGCTATGACTAGGTTGACTGGCCGTGTTCAGAAG GTGAGAGATGAACTTGAACAActtttaaatgatgatgatgatatggcCGACCTTTACTTATCCAGAAAATTGGCTCCTGTCAGCGGATCAGCAGCAGCCTGGTTTCCCTGTTCACCTACGGTTGGCTCTAAAATATCAAGAGCCAGTCGAGTTAGTGTGTTTACAGCTCGTGGAGATGAGAATGATGTGGAGGAACTTGAGTTGTTGTTAGAG GCATACTTCATGCAAATTGATGGgacatttaataaattaaccACG CTTCGTGAATACATAGATGACACTGAGGATTACATCAACATTCAG CTTGATAATCATCGGAACCAGTTGATTCAG CTGGAGCTCTTCCTAAGTTCTGGAACCGTGTGTTTATCAGTCTACTCCTTGGTGACTGCAGTTTTCGGCATGAATATACCTTACACCTGGATGGAAAATCACAGCCACATCTTTAAATGG GTAGTTATCATTTCAGGACTAGCTTCCGCGGTAATGTTTGTACTTATAATGTCATATGCTCGTTTAAAAGGTCTGGTTGGATCCTGA